In Paenibacillus sp. J23TS9, a single genomic region encodes these proteins:
- a CDS encoding ABC transporter substrate-binding protein translates to MKLNRTLVLLFVFVLSISMLLSGCSTEDGDKQGDTTESVSVDTTPTDAKTEEQAASTDEVTIKILYPWGQDAFDKLFKDIDEKLPNIKIELVDSQAQLEPLQELNAKQIVPDIIYANWGIDALKELDMIEPLDELIESHQFDLSGIDPSIIAYWRLVDSEGRLLGMPTASDNYTMYYNKEVFDLFGVPYPAKDLTWDAMVDLAKKLTGERDGIQYHGLEMGPGFAGTEALVPLKQLNVNLTDPETGEVLITKEPAVTKYLELMKKFYSIPGIYSSDPEVRKDYSFQNKNVAMIVSWPGYIKWGIGDPEIAKNVQSVPVPVWPELPNVAPASFSHPFIINKYSEHKDAAFEVLTEYVSPEHQTKLARIGDRPVLTDPKVYEEFGAELEVYEGKDISAFFSRKPVIPTTISKWDQYVDLSGSLLKFSESDMNIPEFLRVLKEESEAKIKDAMAKGQ, encoded by the coding sequence ATGAAGCTAAACCGCACATTAGTCCTTCTTTTCGTGTTTGTTTTGTCCATATCGATGTTGTTATCAGGGTGCAGTACAGAAGATGGTGACAAGCAAGGTGACACAACAGAATCGGTGTCCGTAGATACTACACCCACGGATGCAAAAACAGAAGAACAGGCCGCATCGACAGATGAAGTTACCATCAAGATTCTGTATCCATGGGGACAAGATGCGTTCGATAAACTTTTTAAGGATATTGATGAGAAGCTTCCTAATATTAAGATTGAATTAGTCGACTCTCAAGCCCAATTAGAGCCATTACAAGAGCTGAACGCGAAACAGATCGTTCCGGACATCATCTATGCCAACTGGGGAATTGACGCGTTGAAAGAGCTGGATATGATTGAACCGCTTGATGAGTTGATTGAATCCCATCAATTTGATCTTAGTGGTATAGACCCTTCCATTATAGCTTATTGGCGTTTAGTTGATTCTGAGGGCAGATTGCTAGGTATGCCTACAGCTAGTGACAATTATACGATGTATTACAACAAAGAGGTGTTCGATCTGTTTGGAGTGCCTTATCCTGCAAAAGATCTAACATGGGATGCCATGGTTGATCTTGCGAAGAAGCTGACTGGAGAAAGGGACGGCATCCAATATCATGGGCTGGAGATGGGTCCTGGGTTTGCAGGTACGGAAGCCTTGGTGCCTCTAAAACAATTGAATGTGAACCTGACAGATCCAGAGACCGGTGAGGTATTGATTACGAAGGAACCGGCAGTTACGAAATACCTGGAACTGATGAAGAAATTCTACAGCATCCCTGGTATTTACAGTAGTGATCCGGAAGTCAGAAAAGATTACTCTTTTCAAAATAAAAACGTCGCAATGATCGTATCTTGGCCCGGTTACATTAAATGGGGCATTGGAGATCCGGAAATTGCTAAGAACGTTCAATCCGTACCTGTACCGGTATGGCCGGAATTACCGAATGTTGCACCGGCTTCATTCTCACATCCATTCATTATTAATAAATACAGTGAGCATAAAGATGCAGCATTTGAAGTTCTTACCGAATATGTGTCTCCCGAGCACCAGACCAAGTTAGCCAGAATAGGGGACCGCCCAGTCCTAACCGATCCGAAAGTGTATGAAGAGTTTGGCGCAGAACTCGAAGTATATGAGGGCAAGGATATTAGTGCATTCTTCTCTCGTAAGCCGGTTATTCCAACAACGATCAGCAAATGGGATCAATATGTGGATCTTTCAGGAAGCCTTCTGAAGTTCTCCGAATCAGACATGAACATTCCAGAATTTCTAAGAGTATTGAAGGAAGAGTCTGAGGCGAAAATCAAAGATGCCATGGCTAAGGGACAGTAA
- a CDS encoding ABC transporter substrate-binding protein, protein MKNRKMWNVLMVLCLMFTIIVTACSSSDNTANEQGSQPEATDTNNTDTNKEEEKEEEPKEPVKQFSDEPVTLKIATPWGIDYFTPRMIEPIQEQFPHVTVEHVDWNGTSENMQELSAQGIVPDIILGYTGQAPFEELEMVFGLDDMIAEYGIDLSGVNPQLLQELRSRDKEGRLIGLPDAGDVLALYYNKEIFDLLGAEYPTGNMTWDELMELAKKLTVKKDGVQYSGLDLGAMPTALFNQLSINYTDPETGEVLFDKDPKFAKMMEVLKKYFSIPNIYNPKEQGKFEGKTAAMVVNWHGFLTWFGGTPEERVEYEKSMDLVPVPSFADMPGIAPKPGAHPWVINNFSEHKEAALQVLSYLISPDYQLQYRMRMGTPSVSLSQEDGKLFGADDPTYTGKNVSAMFQNTFAEPPARKSPWDRHVAINEAITKFATTDLNIAEFTRVLKEESEIKIKEEQSKK, encoded by the coding sequence ATGAAAAACCGAAAAATGTGGAATGTACTCATGGTGCTGTGTCTTATGTTTACCATCATTGTAACCGCTTGCAGCAGCTCGGATAATACGGCTAATGAACAGGGAAGCCAGCCTGAAGCCACGGATACCAATAATACGGATACCAATAAGGAGGAAGAAAAGGAAGAGGAACCGAAAGAGCCTGTCAAACAATTTAGCGATGAGCCCGTAACGCTGAAAATAGCGACGCCGTGGGGAATTGACTATTTCACCCCGAGAATGATTGAGCCGATTCAAGAGCAATTCCCTCATGTGACCGTGGAGCATGTTGACTGGAATGGAACCTCTGAGAATATGCAGGAATTAAGTGCGCAAGGGATTGTTCCTGATATTATATTGGGCTACACCGGTCAAGCTCCATTTGAAGAGCTGGAGATGGTGTTTGGCCTGGATGACATGATTGCTGAATACGGTATTGATTTAAGTGGAGTCAATCCACAATTACTTCAAGAATTACGTTCAAGGGATAAGGAAGGACGCCTGATTGGGCTTCCGGATGCTGGAGATGTTCTCGCACTGTACTATAACAAAGAAATATTTGACCTGTTAGGTGCTGAATATCCGACTGGTAATATGACTTGGGATGAACTTATGGAACTGGCTAAGAAGCTGACCGTCAAGAAGGATGGTGTTCAATATAGTGGCCTTGATTTAGGGGCCATGCCAACGGCGTTATTCAATCAATTATCAATAAACTATACAGACCCGGAAACGGGTGAAGTATTGTTCGATAAAGATCCGAAGTTCGCGAAAATGATGGAAGTTCTCAAAAAGTATTTCAGTATACCAAATATCTATAATCCAAAGGAACAGGGTAAGTTTGAAGGTAAAACAGCCGCAATGGTCGTTAACTGGCATGGCTTCTTAACTTGGTTTGGCGGAACTCCAGAAGAGAGAGTTGAATATGAGAAAAGTATGGATTTGGTTCCCGTTCCGTCGTTTGCAGATATGCCGGGTATCGCTCCAAAACCAGGCGCTCATCCATGGGTCATCAATAATTTCAGTGAACATAAAGAAGCGGCGCTGCAAGTATTATCTTACCTGATCTCACCGGATTATCAATTACAGTATCGGATGAGAATGGGGACGCCTTCCGTATCCTTGAGCCAAGAGGACGGGAAATTGTTCGGTGCAGATGATCCAACGTATACAGGCAAAAATGTCAGCGCAATGTTCCAAAATACATTTGCTGAACCACCTGCACGTAAAAGCCCATGGGATAGGCACGTTGCTATCAATGAAGCAATAACCAAGTTTGCAACTACCGATTTGAACATAGCAGAATTCACACGTGTACTGAAGGAAGAGTCGGAAATTAAGATCAAGGAAGAACAATCCAAGAAATAA